A stretch of Dyella sp. BiH032 DNA encodes these proteins:
- a CDS encoding Lrp/AsnC family transcriptional regulator, whose amino-acid sequence MANLDRTDLRMLAVLQSEGRITNAELAERVSLSPSACLRRLQRLEGEGILTGYSAQVDPEAVGLGLQAFVRVQLAKHESESIERFVRQVNEWDEIVACYALTGDMDYLMHVYVADLQHFSRFLLDRLLNASGVADVNSSFVLRTVKRPAALPLSQLEG is encoded by the coding sequence ATGGCCAACCTCGATCGTACCGATCTGCGCATGCTTGCCGTCCTGCAGAGCGAAGGGCGCATCACCAACGCCGAATTGGCCGAGCGCGTGAGCCTGTCTCCCTCGGCTTGCCTGCGCCGCCTGCAGCGGCTGGAAGGCGAGGGCATCCTCACCGGCTATAGCGCCCAGGTGGACCCGGAGGCGGTGGGGCTGGGCCTGCAGGCCTTCGTGCGCGTGCAGCTGGCCAAGCACGAGAGCGAGTCGATCGAACGCTTCGTGCGGCAAGTGAACGAATGGGACGAGATCGTGGCCTGCTACGCACTGACGGGCGACATGGATTATCTGATGCACGTCTACGTCGCCGACTTGCAGCATTTCTCCCGCTTCCTGCTCGATCGCCTGCTCAACGCCTCCGGCGTGGCGGATGTGAATTCGAGTTTCGTGCTGCGCACGGTGAAGCGGCCGGCGGCACTACCGCTGTCGCAGTTGGAAGGCTGA
- a CDS encoding OmpW family outer membrane protein → MKTLLPLLAAASLAIALPAHADEGPWVLRFGAHAVDPKSDNGTLAGMKAKVSGDLKPTASIEYMATPNWGAELLVAAPFRHNVRLNGTKVAEAHQLPPVLGVNYHFLTDQTVSPFVGLGVNYTRFFNVDGKGPLKGADVKIDSSWGVAAHAGVDVKIAPRWSITADVRWIDLSSDVKVEGAKVGHVTVNPLVYGVSFAYRF, encoded by the coding sequence ATGAAGACCCTGCTCCCGCTGCTGGCCGCGGCCAGCCTGGCTATTGCTTTGCCCGCTCACGCCGACGAAGGCCCGTGGGTGCTGCGCTTTGGCGCGCACGCGGTCGATCCGAAATCCGACAACGGCACCTTGGCCGGCATGAAGGCCAAGGTCAGCGGCGATCTGAAGCCAACCGCCAGCATCGAATACATGGCCACGCCGAACTGGGGCGCCGAATTGCTGGTGGCCGCCCCGTTCCGCCACAACGTGCGCCTCAACGGCACTAAGGTCGCCGAAGCGCACCAGCTGCCGCCGGTGCTGGGTGTGAACTATCACTTCCTGACCGACCAGACCGTCTCGCCCTTCGTCGGCCTGGGCGTGAATTACACGCGCTTCTTCAACGTCGACGGCAAGGGGCCGCTGAAGGGCGCCGATGTGAAGATCGACAGCAGCTGGGGCGTGGCTGCGCATGCGGGCGTGGACGTGAAGATCGCGCCGCGCTGGAGCATCACGGCCGACGTGCGCTGGATCGATCTGTCCAGCGACGTGAAGGTCGAAGGCGCGAAAGTGGGCCACGTCACCGTCAACCCGCTGGTGTACGGCGTGAGCTTCGCCTACCGCTTCTGA
- a CDS encoding TetR/AcrR family transcriptional regulator, with protein MPRSKTPATSATPAAPRRAADRIRDTAFDLFYKEGIRAIGVEEIVNRAGVTKPSLYRAYESKDELIADYLRDYDQRFRQRFEAPGAEHPDDPKAHLLAYLDYLAGRASSDGYRGCGLTNAVIEYPDPAHPAHQVGVQSKQALRDRLREMCGAMGARDPDELADGLLLLIEGSYVSGQTFGEGGPARVLGAAARCLIDASLAAKQF; from the coding sequence ATGCCCCGCTCGAAAACGCCCGCCACCTCCGCCACGCCCGCCGCCCCACGGCGCGCCGCCGACCGCATTCGCGATACCGCCTTCGACCTGTTCTACAAGGAAGGCATCCGCGCCATCGGCGTGGAAGAGATCGTCAATCGCGCCGGCGTGACCAAGCCCAGCCTGTACCGGGCCTACGAGTCCAAGGACGAGCTGATCGCGGACTACCTGCGCGACTACGACCAGCGCTTCCGTCAGCGCTTCGAGGCGCCGGGCGCCGAGCACCCGGACGATCCCAAGGCGCACCTGCTGGCCTATCTCGACTACCTTGCCGGGCGCGCCAGCAGCGACGGCTATCGCGGCTGCGGCCTCACCAACGCGGTGATCGAGTACCCGGATCCGGCGCATCCCGCGCACCAGGTCGGCGTGCAGAGCAAGCAGGCGCTGCGCGACCGCCTGCGGGAGATGTGCGGCGCCATGGGCGCGCGCGATCCGGACGAACTGGCCGATGGCCTGCTGCTCCTGATCGAGGGCAGCTACGTCTCCGGCCAGACCTTCGGCGAAGGCGGTCCGGCACGGGTCCTCGGCGCGGCGGCGCGATGCCTGATCGACGCCAGTCTGGCAGCGAAGCAGTTTTAA
- a CDS encoding MFS transporter, translating into MTIQQRRPFGQNYAFVVVAVIFLALLASAGMRATPGVLMLPLGRAFGWSRDSISSAAAVGILLYGLMGPFAAALMQRFGIRRVLLTALAVMAVAAASSALMTQPWQLLATWGVLSGAGTGCVAVVMGATVVGRWFSTHRGLMMGLLTASTATGTLIFLPGLAAIAEYAGWRAVVLTIAAVCAALIPLALWLLPERPSEIGLRRYGASTDEPAEAGAPSGNLFALTLGTLRRATGSGTFWLLFATFFVCGFTTNGLIGTHFIALCGDHGIPEVRAAGLLAMMGIFDLVGTTASGWLTDRFDPRKLLFAYYGLRGLSLIYLPYSDFSLSSLSLFGVFYGLDWIATVPPTLRLTTDAFGERDAPVVFGWVVAGHQVGAAAAAFLAGVLRVQLGSYLTPFVIAGATGVVAAFLALRIGRRSDRGTLPALAGETA; encoded by the coding sequence ATGACTATACAACAGCGCCGGCCGTTCGGCCAAAACTACGCCTTCGTGGTCGTAGCCGTGATCTTCCTGGCCCTGCTCGCCTCGGCCGGCATGCGCGCGACGCCGGGCGTGCTGATGCTGCCGCTGGGCCGCGCCTTCGGCTGGAGCCGGGACAGCATTTCCTCGGCGGCGGCGGTCGGCATCCTCCTGTACGGCCTGATGGGACCGTTCGCGGCGGCACTGATGCAGCGCTTCGGCATCCGCCGCGTGCTGCTGACCGCGCTGGCGGTGATGGCCGTCGCCGCGGCCTCCAGCGCACTGATGACCCAGCCCTGGCAGCTTCTGGCGACCTGGGGCGTACTGTCCGGCGCCGGCACCGGCTGCGTTGCCGTGGTGATGGGCGCCACCGTCGTGGGTCGCTGGTTCAGCACGCATCGCGGCCTGATGATGGGCCTGCTCACCGCCAGCACCGCCACCGGCACGCTGATCTTCCTGCCCGGACTGGCGGCCATCGCCGAGTACGCCGGTTGGCGCGCGGTGGTGCTCACGATCGCCGCCGTGTGCGCGGCCCTGATCCCGTTGGCGCTTTGGCTGCTGCCGGAGCGGCCGTCCGAGATCGGTCTGCGCCGGTATGGCGCCAGCACCGACGAACCGGCGGAAGCCGGCGCGCCGAGCGGCAACCTGTTCGCGCTGACCCTGGGCACACTGCGCCGCGCCACCGGTAGCGGCACGTTCTGGCTGTTGTTCGCCACCTTCTTCGTGTGCGGCTTCACCACCAACGGCCTGATCGGCACACATTTCATCGCATTGTGCGGCGATCACGGAATTCCGGAAGTGCGCGCGGCCGGGCTGCTGGCGATGATGGGCATCTTCGACCTGGTGGGCACCACCGCGTCCGGCTGGCTCACCGATCGTTTCGACCCGCGCAAGCTGCTGTTCGCCTATTACGGCCTGCGCGGGCTTTCGCTGATCTACCTGCCTTACTCGGATTTCTCGCTGTCCAGCCTGTCGCTGTTCGGCGTGTTCTATGGCCTGGACTGGATCGCTACGGTGCCCCCGACGCTGCGCCTGACCACCGACGCCTTCGGCGAGCGCGACGCACCGGTGGTGTTCGGCTGGGTGGTGGCCGGGCACCAGGTCGGCGCCGCCGCCGCCGCCTTCCTCGCGGGCGTGCTGCGCGTGCAGTTGGGCAGCTACCTCACACCCTTCGTGATTGCCGGCGCCACCGGCGTGGTCGCGGCGTTCCTGGCGCTGCGCATCGGGCGCCGCAGCGATCGCGGAACGCTGCCGGCGCTGGCGGGCGAAACAGCATGA
- a CDS encoding lysophospholipid acyltransferase family protein has protein sequence MSTDTVSAPDRDPLRPLRYFWRVPLLLLHVVLGVLLCAGILSWNKHVVMKDGREPFAHRMIRWWSTKLLRIFGLRSVRFGQPLRDPVLFVANHTSWIDIELLHSQRAACFVAKAEIASWPLVGWLAASGGTIFHRRGSNHSLATVMQVMVDRLRGGRSVAVFPEGGTGHNGVLRVFHARIFQAALDADVPVQPVALRFARDGRRVIDAGFREHENFLQNFLRLLGEAPLDAEVHFLEPVPATPEARRRMAELSRERIAAALEDRAA, from the coding sequence ATGAGCACCGATACCGTCTCCGCCCCGGACCGCGATCCCCTTCGTCCCTTGCGCTATTTCTGGCGCGTGCCCCTGCTGCTGCTGCACGTGGTGCTGGGTGTCCTGCTGTGCGCCGGCATCCTGAGCTGGAACAAGCACGTGGTGATGAAGGACGGCCGCGAGCCGTTCGCGCATCGCATGATCCGCTGGTGGTCGACCAAGCTGCTGCGCATCTTCGGCCTGCGCTCCGTCCGCTTCGGACAGCCGCTGCGCGACCCGGTGCTGTTCGTCGCCAACCACACCTCGTGGATCGACATCGAGCTGCTGCACAGCCAGCGCGCCGCCTGCTTCGTGGCCAAGGCCGAGATAGCCAGCTGGCCGCTGGTCGGCTGGCTGGCGGCCAGCGGCGGCACCATCTTCCACCGCCGCGGCAGCAACCATTCGCTGGCGACGGTGATGCAGGTGATGGTCGACCGCCTGCGCGGCGGCCGCTCGGTGGCCGTGTTTCCCGAGGGCGGCACCGGCCACAACGGTGTGCTGCGGGTCTTCCATGCCCGCATCTTCCAGGCTGCGCTGGATGCGGACGTGCCCGTGCAGCCGGTGGCCCTGCGCTTCGCCCGCGACGGCCGGCGCGTGATCGACGCGGGTTTCCGCGAGCACGAGAACTTCCTGCAGAACTTCCTGCGTCTGCTGGGCGAAGCGCCGTTGGATGCCGAGGTGCATTTCCTTGAACCGGTGCCGGCCACACCCGAAGCGCGTCGCCGCATGGCCGAGCTCTCGCGCGAACGCATTGCCGCCGCCCTGGAAGACCGCGCCGCATGA
- a CDS encoding DUF885 family protein: MAWLALAALALAAPAWAQDATARFRRIYEQEWAWRNGQAGISNAGEAQPSNARLDDVDAASQQRRLDVWQKTLDDLGTIDPKQLGAEDRINYAVYRAQIQNLLAAQRFKQWQMPFNSDSAFWSDLGYVLNADDLRTPQDYRRYLDRLGQVPAYFAQQTDNMRDGLNRGFTVPREVLDGRDVSIAAVANLKDPTQSSFYKPFEHMPPSVPAEAAARMREEAKQTIAGKVIPAYAALLKFFREEYVPHARTTLAAEAMPDGKAWYRQQIVEYTTLDLDPGAIHQVGLEQVAKIHAEMVKTMQETGFKGSFAEFLTFLRTDAQFHAKTPDELLMRSAWVAKQVDGQLGKFFGRLPRQRFAIVPVAPDIAPYYTSGRGGASAYLVNTYDLPSRPLYNVAALTLHESAPGHSLQLALAAEQKGQPAFRREGYISAYGEGWGLYSEYLGNEMGIYKTPYDRFGYLTYQMWRACRLVVDTGIHHMGWSRQQAIDYLTDNTALSAREIANEVDRYISWPGQALSYELGYLKILELRRKAEQELGTKFDLRHFHDTLLQIGSVPLPVLEQRIDRFIQEGGPAPDFGCDCARDAGATGGGKS; encoded by the coding sequence ATGGCCTGGCTGGCGCTGGCCGCGCTGGCCCTCGCCGCACCCGCCTGGGCCCAGGACGCCACCGCGCGCTTTCGCCGGATCTACGAGCAGGAATGGGCCTGGCGCAATGGGCAGGCCGGGATCAGCAACGCCGGCGAGGCACAGCCGAGCAACGCGCGCCTGGACGACGTCGACGCGGCCAGCCAGCAGCGCCGGCTCGATGTATGGCAGAAGACGCTGGACGACCTGGGAACGATCGATCCCAAGCAGCTCGGCGCGGAGGACCGGATCAACTACGCCGTGTACCGCGCGCAGATCCAGAACCTGCTCGCCGCGCAGCGCTTCAAGCAATGGCAGATGCCGTTCAACAGCGATTCGGCGTTCTGGAGCGACCTGGGCTACGTGCTCAATGCAGACGACCTGCGCACTCCCCAGGACTATCGCCGCTACCTCGACCGCCTCGGCCAGGTGCCCGCGTACTTCGCGCAGCAGACGGACAACATGCGCGACGGCTTGAACCGCGGTTTCACGGTGCCGCGCGAGGTGCTCGACGGACGCGACGTCTCCATCGCCGCGGTGGCGAACCTGAAAGACCCGACGCAGAGCAGTTTCTACAAGCCGTTCGAACACATGCCGCCGAGCGTGCCCGCCGAGGCGGCGGCGCGGATGCGCGAGGAAGCGAAGCAGACCATCGCGGGGAAGGTGATCCCCGCCTATGCCGCACTGCTGAAGTTCTTCCGCGAGGAATACGTGCCGCACGCACGCACCACGCTCGCAGCCGAGGCGATGCCGGACGGCAAGGCCTGGTATCGGCAGCAGATCGTCGAATACACCACGCTGGACCTCGACCCCGGCGCCATTCACCAGGTCGGCCTGGAACAGGTGGCGAAGATCCACGCCGAGATGGTCAAGACCATGCAGGAGACCGGCTTCAAGGGCAGCTTCGCCGAGTTCCTGACATTCCTGCGTACCGACGCGCAGTTCCACGCCAAGACGCCCGACGAGCTGCTGATGCGCAGCGCCTGGGTGGCCAAGCAGGTGGACGGCCAGCTCGGCAAGTTCTTCGGTCGCCTGCCGCGGCAGCGCTTCGCCATCGTGCCGGTGGCGCCGGATATCGCGCCCTACTACACCTCCGGCCGCGGCGGCGCGAGCGCCTATCTGGTGAACACCTACGACCTGCCGTCGCGTCCGCTGTACAACGTGGCGGCACTGACCCTGCATGAATCCGCGCCGGGCCATTCCCTGCAGCTGGCGCTGGCCGCCGAGCAGAAGGGCCAGCCCGCGTTCCGCCGCGAGGGCTACATTTCCGCCTACGGCGAGGGCTGGGGCCTGTACTCGGAATACCTCGGCAACGAGATGGGCATCTACAAGACGCCCTACGATCGCTTCGGTTATCTCACCTACCAGATGTGGCGTGCCTGCCGGCTCGTCGTGGACACCGGCATTCACCACATGGGCTGGAGCCGGCAGCAGGCCATCGATTACCTCACCGACAACACGGCGCTGTCGGCGCGCGAGATCGCCAACGAGGTGGACCGCTACATCAGCTGGCCCGGACAGGCGCTGTCGTACGAGCTGGGCTACCTGAAGATCCTCGAGCTGCGCCGCAAGGCCGAGCAGGAGCTGGGCACGAAGTTCGACTTGCGCCATTTCCACGACACGCTGCTGCAGATCGGTTCCGTCCCGCTGCCGGTGCTGGAGCAGCGAATCGACCGCTTCATTCAGGAGGGCGGACCGGCGCCGGACTTTGGCTGCGATTGCGCCAGGGACGCCGGCGCCACGGGCGGCGGCAAGTCCTGA
- a CDS encoding RES family NAD+ phosphorylase — protein sequence MADTPPLKRIRWSHAYRIVPSRFPPVGVYDRIADPGDLDALFAIEAMTNPRIRDELGVLPLVPKERRVSGPGTTPVMAAFTHLNPDGSRFSDGTWGVFYAAHSLITAVEETVYHRERFLAATAEPPCDVEMRCYRTSVQAKLHDLRGGWPAEHDPDSYVAGVALARRLRENGSDGIVYDSVRHPGGECVAVFYPDCVAPCVQAEHLRYCWDGQRIAKVLTVSELKRGKKPVR from the coding sequence ATGGCAGACACGCCGCCCCTGAAACGCATCCGTTGGAGCCATGCCTACCGCATCGTGCCCAGCCGCTTTCCGCCGGTGGGCGTGTACGACCGCATCGCCGATCCTGGCGACCTCGACGCACTGTTCGCCATCGAGGCGATGACCAATCCGCGCATCCGCGACGAACTCGGCGTGCTGCCGCTGGTGCCGAAGGAGCGCCGCGTGAGCGGACCTGGCACGACGCCGGTGATGGCCGCCTTCACGCATCTCAACCCCGATGGCAGCCGCTTCTCCGACGGCACTTGGGGCGTGTTCTATGCCGCGCACAGCCTGATCACCGCGGTGGAAGAAACCGTCTACCACCGCGAGCGCTTCCTCGCCGCCACCGCCGAACCGCCCTGCGACGTGGAGATGCGCTGCTACCGCACGAGCGTGCAAGCCAAGCTGCATGACCTGCGCGGGGGTTGGCCGGCGGAACACGATCCAGACAGCTACGTCGCCGGCGTCGCGCTGGCGCGGCGGCTGCGCGAGAACGGCTCGGACGGCATCGTGTACGACAGCGTGCGCCACCCCGGCGGCGAGTGCGTGGCGGTGTTCTATCCCGACTGCGTGGCGCCGTGCGTGCAGGCCGAACACCTGCGCTACTGCTGGGACGGCCAGCGCATCGCGAAAGTGCTCACGGTGAGCGAACTCAAGCGCGGCAAGAAACCGGTGCGATGA
- a CDS encoding YafY family protein encodes MRRADRLFLIIHALRGRRTALPARHLADTLGVSLRTVYRDVADLQLSGVPIEGEAGVGYVLRKGSDIPPLMFTADELESLVVGTRFVRAFAGEKLAAGAQAALLKIEAVLPPDLRERASRTRIYAPIWRDPGRVAFAEMIDRLNGAISDSQVLSLDYADEAGRTSTREVEPLCLAFWGGKWTLGTWCRLRESFRNFRPDRIADCRVTGERFMAKPGRDLDAYLEAMRGYYEGMD; translated from the coding sequence ATGCGCCGCGCCGATCGCCTCTTCCTCATCATCCACGCCCTGCGCGGACGCCGCACGGCGCTGCCGGCGCGTCACCTGGCGGACACGCTCGGCGTGTCGCTGCGCACCGTGTACCGCGACGTGGCCGACCTGCAACTGTCCGGCGTGCCGATCGAAGGCGAGGCCGGCGTCGGCTATGTGCTGCGCAAGGGTTCGGACATCCCGCCGCTGATGTTCACCGCCGACGAACTCGAATCGCTGGTGGTCGGCACGCGTTTCGTACGCGCCTTCGCCGGCGAGAAGCTCGCGGCCGGTGCACAGGCGGCCTTGCTGAAGATCGAAGCGGTACTGCCGCCCGATTTGCGCGAGCGCGCCTCGCGCACACGCATCTACGCACCGATCTGGCGCGACCCCGGCCGCGTCGCCTTCGCCGAGATGATCGACCGCCTCAACGGCGCAATCAGCGACAGCCAGGTGCTGAGCCTGGACTACGCCGACGAAGCCGGCCGCACCAGCACGCGCGAAGTGGAACCGCTGTGCCTGGCCTTCTGGGGCGGCAAATGGACGCTAGGCACCTGGTGCCGCCTCCGCGAAAGCTTCCGCAACTTCCGCCCCGACCGCATCGCCGACTGCCGTGTCACCGGAGAACGGTTCATGGCAAAGCCCGGGCGTGATCTGGATGCGTATCTGGAGGCTATGCGGGGTTATTACGAAGGGATGGATTAG
- a CDS encoding ParB-like protein: MSEPHVRHPLLNVAPDKLRPTQLTVGKAEVAQKRDIWRSLGKKKRKEMIEAHWFPGVLGPKNKVYIVDHHHLGLALLEEGVKSVPVMVQRDFSWLENEVFWRTMEFNRWAHPYDARGQRVAYDTFPATLDKLVDDPYRTLAARVREAGGYAKDVTPYAEFLWADFYRRRLTLSGGKVSKRTLDDALLHAHTHDAAYLPGWTGVIG, from the coding sequence ATGTCCGAGCCGCATGTGCGCCACCCCTTGCTCAACGTCGCGCCGGACAAGCTGCGACCCACCCAGCTCACCGTCGGCAAGGCCGAAGTCGCCCAGAAGCGCGACATCTGGCGCAGCCTGGGCAAGAAGAAGCGCAAGGAGATGATCGAGGCGCACTGGTTTCCCGGTGTGCTGGGGCCGAAGAACAAGGTCTATATCGTCGACCACCACCACCTGGGCCTGGCCTTGCTCGAGGAGGGCGTGAAGAGCGTGCCGGTGATGGTGCAGCGTGACTTCTCCTGGCTGGAGAACGAGGTGTTCTGGCGCACCATGGAATTCAACCGCTGGGCGCATCCGTACGATGCTCGCGGCCAGCGCGTCGCCTACGACACTTTTCCAGCGACCCTCGACAAGCTCGTCGACGATCCGTATCGCACTCTCGCCGCGCGTGTGCGCGAAGCGGGGGGCTACGCCAAGGACGTCACGCCGTACGCCGAATTCCTATGGGCGGACTTCTATCGCCGCCGCCTGACGCTGTCCGGCGGCAAGGTAAGCAAGCGGACCCTGGACGACGCCCTGTTGCATGCCCACACGCACGACGCGGCCTACCTGCCGGGATGGACCGGCGTCATCGGGTGA
- the phhA gene encoding phenylalanine 4-monooxygenase — translation MDHSTPRKVEHQQTDRGYVPVYATGVVEQPWSGYTRTDHDVWNTLYARQRELLKGRACQEFLDGVERFGMGENGIPKFADLNQVLGKTTGWELVAVEGLLPDEVFFDHLANRRFPVSWWIRRPDQLDYLSEPDLFHDLFGHVPLLLNPVFADYMQAYGRGGMKAFGIGPEALMNLTRLYWYTVEFGLINTGEGMRIYGAGILSSKGESIYCLDSPAPNRIGFGLERVMNTRYRIDTYQQTYFVIDSFEQLFDATRPDFTPIYAALKTGQPHAAADVLDTDRVFNRGTREGFATDADT, via the coding sequence ATGGACCACAGCACGCCACGCAAAGTCGAACACCAGCAGACCGATCGCGGTTACGTGCCGGTGTACGCCACCGGCGTGGTGGAGCAACCGTGGTCCGGCTACACCCGCACCGACCATGACGTGTGGAACACCCTCTACGCGCGCCAGCGCGAGCTCCTGAAAGGCCGCGCCTGCCAGGAGTTCCTCGACGGCGTGGAGCGCTTCGGCATGGGCGAGAATGGCATTCCGAAGTTCGCCGATCTCAACCAGGTGCTGGGCAAGACCACCGGTTGGGAGCTGGTCGCGGTCGAAGGCCTGCTGCCGGACGAAGTGTTCTTCGATCATCTCGCCAACCGCCGTTTCCCGGTCAGCTGGTGGATCCGCCGGCCTGACCAGCTCGATTACCTCAGCGAACCGGACCTGTTCCACGACCTGTTCGGCCACGTGCCGCTGCTGCTCAACCCGGTGTTCGCCGACTACATGCAGGCCTATGGCCGCGGCGGCATGAAAGCGTTCGGCATCGGCCCGGAGGCGCTGATGAACCTGACGCGCCTGTACTGGTATACGGTGGAGTTCGGCCTGATCAACACCGGCGAAGGCATGCGCATCTATGGTGCGGGCATCCTCAGCTCCAAGGGCGAGTCGATCTACTGCCTGGATTCACCCGCGCCGAACCGCATCGGCTTCGGCCTGGAGCGCGTGATGAACACACGCTACCGCATCGATACCTACCAACAGACGTATTTCGTGATCGACAGCTTCGAGCAGTTGTTCGACGCGACGCGGCCGGACTTCACGCCGATCTATGCAGCGCTGAAGACGGGTCAGCCGCACGCCGCCGCCGACGTGCTCGACACCGATCGCGTGTTCAACCGCGGCACGCGCGAAGGCTTCGCGACAGACGCAGACACGTGA
- a CDS encoding SulP family inorganic anion transporter: protein MNAQPSTAPAARSLAADVLAGTAIAGLLLPEAVAYAGIAGLAPQAGVMALFAGLVCYGALGRSRYAIVSATSSSAAVLAAATLALEGGDAASRAAVAAGLVVLTGLCFLIAGAARLGGLSHLIARPVLRGYTFGLACVIALKQLPGLLGVPALHGDFLPRLLTDLAGHLGQADPWALAAGAVALLLLFACERTKGLPGSLLAIALGMAASGWLARHGVAVVGAMHLVPQWVWPTWPSGEQWLPSVELAAALLLILYAESYGSIRNFALKHGDKVALNRDLAVLGVANVASGLLHGMPVGAGYSATSANEAAGARSRVAGLVAAGCVLLMVLFLLPWIERIPMPVLAAIVIHAVSKSLRLSVFTPYLRWRRDRLVALAAVLSVLALGILNGLLVAIAFSLIMLLRRLASPRLSVLGRLADGHDFVDIAAHSDAREVPGVLIARPEEPLFFANAEAVLAQLRHRAADRQGLRVVVLSLEESPDLDGTVLESLGDFTAWLDTRGIVLRVARLKDAAREALERMALPQLPPQALEYWSVEDAVLASSVAEAKDTTK from the coding sequence GTGAACGCGCAGCCTTCCACTGCGCCGGCCGCGCGCAGCCTGGCGGCCGACGTGCTGGCCGGTACCGCCATCGCCGGCCTGTTGCTGCCGGAAGCCGTGGCCTATGCGGGCATCGCGGGCCTGGCGCCGCAGGCAGGCGTGATGGCGCTGTTCGCCGGTCTGGTCTGCTACGGCGCGCTCGGCCGCAGCCGCTATGCCATCGTCTCGGCCACCTCGTCGTCAGCCGCGGTGCTGGCCGCTGCCACGCTCGCCCTGGAAGGTGGCGACGCCGCTTCGCGCGCCGCCGTCGCGGCCGGCCTGGTGGTGCTGACCGGGTTGTGCTTCCTGATCGCCGGCGCGGCGCGGCTTGGCGGCCTCTCGCATCTGATCGCGCGCCCCGTGCTGCGCGGCTATACCTTCGGCCTGGCCTGCGTGATCGCGCTGAAGCAGTTGCCCGGCTTGCTGGGCGTGCCGGCGTTGCACGGCGACTTCTTGCCACGGCTGCTGACGGATCTGGCCGGCCACCTCGGCCAAGCCGATCCCTGGGCGCTGGCGGCCGGCGCCGTGGCGCTGCTGCTGCTGTTCGCCTGCGAGCGTACGAAGGGGCTGCCCGGCAGCCTGCTCGCCATCGCCCTGGGCATGGCTGCTTCCGGCTGGCTGGCGCGGCACGGTGTGGCGGTGGTGGGCGCGATGCACCTGGTCCCGCAGTGGGTGTGGCCGACCTGGCCTTCGGGCGAACAGTGGCTGCCGAGCGTGGAGCTGGCCGCCGCGCTGCTGCTGATCCTCTACGCCGAGTCGTACGGTTCGATCCGCAACTTCGCGCTCAAGCACGGCGACAAGGTGGCCCTGAATCGCGACCTGGCGGTACTGGGCGTGGCCAACGTCGCGTCCGGCCTGCTGCACGGCATGCCGGTGGGCGCCGGCTATTCGGCGACGTCCGCCAACGAGGCCGCGGGCGCGCGTTCGCGCGTGGCCGGGCTGGTCGCGGCTGGCTGCGTGCTGCTGATGGTGCTGTTCCTGTTGCCGTGGATCGAGCGCATCCCGATGCCGGTGCTCGCGGCTATCGTGATCCATGCGGTGAGCAAGTCGCTGCGCCTGTCGGTGTTCACGCCCTACCTGCGCTGGCGCCGCGATCGTCTCGTCGCCCTGGCGGCGGTGCTGTCGGTACTGGCGCTGGGCATTCTCAACGGCCTGCTGGTCGCCATCGCCTTCAGCCTGATCATGCTGCTGCGCCGGCTTGCTTCGCCGCGGCTGAGCGTGCTGGGTCGTCTCGCCGATGGTCACGACTTCGTCGACATCGCCGCGCACTCAGATGCGCGCGAGGTGCCGGGTGTGCTGATCGCGCGGCCGGAAGAACCGCTGTTCTTCGCCAACGCCGAGGCCGTGCTGGCGCAGCTGCGCCATCGCGCCGCCGACCGCCAGGGACTGCGCGTGGTGGTGCTGAGCCTGGAGGAATCGCCGGACCTGGACGGCACCGTGCTGGAGTCGCTGGGCGATTTCACCGCATGGCTGGATACGCGCGGTATCGTGCTGCGCGTCGCGCGGCTGAAAGACGCCGCGCGCGAAGCGCTGGAGCGCATGGCGCTGCCCCAGCTTCCGCCACAGGCATTGGAATACTGGAGCGTGGAGGATGCCGTGCTGGCCTCTTCCGTCGCCGAGGCAAAGGACACGACCAAGTGA
- a CDS encoding MbcA/ParS/Xre antitoxin family protein, translated as MAAHLQPEAVPTAELGGPALRAFFKLAEHWDLRISDQRKLLGDPPESTFYKWKRQQEGSLSRDVLERISYLLGIYKDLQILFTDAKQADAWVHKPNTAPLFGGGSAMQRMLSGNVADLYVVRQYLDAQRGW; from the coding sequence ATGGCGGCGCACCTCCAACCCGAAGCCGTCCCCACGGCCGAACTCGGTGGGCCGGCGTTGCGCGCTTTCTTCAAGCTCGCCGAACACTGGGACCTGCGCATCAGCGACCAGCGCAAGCTGCTGGGCGATCCCCCGGAATCGACCTTCTACAAGTGGAAGCGCCAGCAGGAAGGCAGCCTGAGTCGCGACGTGCTGGAGCGCATCAGCTATCTGCTCGGCATCTACAAGGACCTGCAGATCCTGTTCACCGACGCCAAGCAGGCCGACGCGTGGGTCCACAAGCCCAACACGGCGCCGCTGTTCGGCGGCGGATCGGCGATGCAGCGCATGCTCTCGGGCAACGTGGCCGATCTCTACGTGGTGCGCCAGTACCTCGACGCGCAGCGTGGCTGGTGA